tatatatatatatatatatatatatatatatatatatttttttttttttttttttttttttttttaaatattttttaaatactttatcTGGCCCATTTTTGAGGGATTACAgcatttttcctttctcttacTCTTTTGCTTTCAGCACCAAGGGCAGCGCTTTTGCCTGGGCTGACGGTCACATGCGCTGCACTGTATTTTTAAACGGAACAGCGCAGTGCATACATGAGTTTGCAATAATGGCAAAGATTTTCAGAAGCTTTGTGTGTGTAAGAGAGcatgtgtggggaaaaaagagagaagagagagagaaattcaGGGATAATAAGGCAAATATAGTTGGCACAGCCATGGTTTAATCCATATCAGAGGAATGCAATTTGTAGAAGACAATGGCATGTTTCACTATCCCCATAATCATAATTGCCATTAGCTTTTACTTTTACAGTAAGGCAGCAGAGCTATGGTAAAATCGCCCCACAGCTGCACTTCTCGAATCACCCAATGCTCTTTTCACCTGTGCATTTGTTACTGTTATCCTAATTAGAGTTGCAttgattaataaaacaaaaatattagaatTTTTTAGAATTTGGatcaggaatttaaaaaaaggtattgTGGTAATATGTGTTTTCTTGCACACCAAACATCTAAATGGAGGGGATACACAAGAGGCAAACTACTGGGTTCCCTCATTCTCTGAACATCTGACTGCTTTTAAGTCATATTCACCGATGATATAGAATTAACATTTTCCTCACAAAATTCATGAATTTTAcatgcaaaactaaaaaaaatgtattccaaCAGCTTTAAACGAGTCTAGTAAACATGTTCCGAATGGCTTAAGCACAAAAGATAATTCCGTTTCTGTAGTTTATCTCATGGTTTAAATGTTTCTCATATTCTTCTGCAGAAGGGTGGATTTGAAGTCCTTGTTATGCATTGAATAAAGCAGAGGGACAGTGTCTCCTCGACGCTACTCTTCCTCACCCACTGTTCCCTTCGTTTATTCATAGCGATAAGCATCTTTGCTGTGATTTATTGCGACCTTACCAGCACATCTGCTGTATAATAAATGGCATTTCAGGCTACATAGTGAAGTGTACTGTCTGACTGCAGAGAGCCATTAGTGTTCTTGGGTatcatattatatatttaaGAGCATAgggttttatattttgttttaaaaagacagCAATATTGCAGAATTTGAAGTAGCGTCCAGCATCCTTCTATTATTCATAGGTATTCATTTCAAAGCTGCCTTCTATTCCACTGAAACTAATGCACTCTTCCTCGTATCTTCCTTTTTCTTCACTGCCTCAGTAATCGCAAACATCTATTGGTTATTGgtatatttgtgtgtttgtttgtgtgtgtgtgtgtgtgtgtgtgtgtgtgtgtgtgtgtgtgcgtatttGTGCACGTAACCATTAACACTACACCCTCCTTTCCTCTCTGATCTCATCTACCCTGGTGTTCTCTCTTCTCTGTTGCAGTGCTGTGAAGTAGCTCTGTCCCTGGAGCTGAAACTTCATTGCCGTGGTGTCAAGCGAGGATGCTGTGGGTTACCTTGCTGAGCACCATAGCCTTAGGATGGACCACGCCAATCCCGCTGCTGGAAGACTCAGAGGAGATCGACGAGCCCTGCTTTGAGCCATGCGAATGCGAGGTCAAAGAAGGCATCTTCCATGTCCACTGTGACAGTAAAGGATTTACAAATGTCAGCCAGATCTCTCAAATTTGGAGCCAGCCCTTCAAGCTCAACTTGCAAAGGAACTCGATGAGGAAGCTCTACTTCAACAGCTTCCTCCATCTTAACAATGCCATATCCGTCAATCTTGGTAATAATGCCTTGCAAGATATACATGCTGGGGCATTCAATGGCTTGGGCATACTCAAACGACTCTTTCTGCATGAAAACAAGCTAGAAGTTTTCCGAAACGACACATTTCTGGGGTTGGAGAGTCTAGAGTATCTCCAGGCAGATTACAATGTTATTAAAGGATTGAAAGTGGTGCATTCAGGCACCTTGACAAATTAAGAGTGCTGATATTAAATGACAATCTCATACCCATGCTGCCGAATTATCTTTTTCGGTCTGTGTCCCTAACACATTTGGACTTGAGAGGTAATAGACTAAAGACATTGCAGTATAAAGGCACACTGGAGTATGTTGGGCGGAGCTTGATGGAAATCCAGCTTGAGGAAAACCCTTGgaactgtgtgtgtgagatTGTCCAGTTAAAAACATGGTTGGAGCGAATCCCTTACACAGCGTTGGTTGGAGAGATCACTTGTGAGTACCCATTCCACCTACATGGAAAAGACCTGCGGGAAATTAAACGCAGCGAGCTGTGTCCTCTGCTCTCCGAAGCAGAGATTGAGGCCAAACTGGGAATTCCCCGGGTGCCATTCAGCAATGAGAATACTTGGCCTACTAAACCTTCCTCCATATATTTCCCCTTTCACAACACAGCCTCTTCTGTGGAGAACAGGGAAAGAGCTGTGAAGCCTACTAAACGGTCCCGGCCCACTAAGAACCCCCCAACCCCTCGTAGCATTTACCCGGGCCTCAACCAACCCCCCGTTGCTGGTTACCAAACAAGACCACCCATTCCAATAATCTGTCCAGCTAGTTGTATCTGTAACCTTCACATCAATGACCTGGGGTTAACAGTCAACTGTAAAGACAAAGGTTTTCACAACATTTCAGAGCTTCTGCCACGACCCCTCAATGCCAAGAAATTGTATCTCAGTGGGAACCTCATACAGAAGATCTACCGCTCAGATTTCTGGAACTTCTCAAGTTTGGATTTACTACATTTAGGGAACAACAGGATATCATATGTCCAAGAGGGTGCATTTATCAATCTACCAAGCTTAAAAAGTTTATATCTGAATGGAAATGACATCGAGAGGCTCTCTCCTGGGATGTTTCGTGGACTTCAGATGCTGAGTTATCTTTACTTTGAG
The Fundulus heteroclitus isolate FHET01 unplaced genomic scaffold, MU-UCD_Fhet_4.1 scaffold_477, whole genome shotgun sequence genome window above contains:
- the LOC118556179 gene encoding LOW QUALITY PROTEIN: SLIT and NTRK-like protein 3 (The sequence of the model RefSeq protein was modified relative to this genomic sequence to represent the inferred CDS: inserted 1 base in 1 codon), which produces MLWVTLLSTIALGWTTPIPLLEDSEEIDEPCFEPCECEVKEGIFHVHCDSKGFTNVSQISQIWSQPFKLNLQRNSMRKLYFNSFLHLNNAISVNLGNNALQDIHAGAFNGLGILKRLFLHENKLEVFRNDTFLGLESLEYLQADYNVIXRIESGAFRHLDKLRVLILNDNLIPMLPNYLFRSVSLTHLDLRGNRLKTLQYKGTLEYVGRSLMEIQLEENPWNCVCEIVQLKTWLERIPYTALVGEITCEYPFHLHGKDLREIKRSELCPLLSEAEIEAKLGIPRVPFSNENTWPTKPSSIYFPFHNTASSVENRERAVKPTKRSRPTKNPPTPRSIYPGLNQPPVAGYQTRPPIPIICPASCICNLHINDLGLTVNCKDKGFHNISELLPRPLNAKKLYLSGNLIQKIYRSDFWNFSSLDLLHLGNNRISYVQEGAFINLPSLKSLYLNGNDIERLSPGMFRGLQMLSYLYFEYNVIREVQPHSFSLMPNLQLVFLNNNLLRSLPNDAFAGTNLARLNLRSNYFVSLPVHGVLEHLTSIVQIDLHQNPWDCSCDIIPLKQWLEKLSSVIVVGDVTCKTPEYASGKDLRSLEVEVICPELKHFSGPSPALPGGNDLTTGSSELGKAGGRGAVPLSVLILSLLILFISAVFVTAGLFAFVLRRRKKLPFRKRSEVDLTGIQMQCRIFEDPPRQSSSGNTGTPDKQAPNLHTHSHTTHTHSHGHVYDYIPHPVTQMCNNPIYKPREGEIAEEERAQFAEKKDNGSSSNSNYRTLLEKEREWTLAVSNSQLNTIVAVNHTTADMSGFHENGGLCPTVIDSQRPTPTVGFVDCLYGTVPKLKDMHVAHAHPPGMQYPDLQQDARLKETLLFTAGKGCYPDPSKSDYLELRAKLQTKPDYLEVLEKSYRF